The following coding sequences are from one Haloplasma contractile SSD-17B window:
- a CDS encoding Type 1 glutamine amidotransferase-like domain-containing protein has translation GRFCRAVVDWNLAYGREDGNYYSEIVEPFMTFGVKEENISWLNYYLDSKKTMTKKIASSDSIFFTGGLPEQAIIRIKELGLESTIYYSDKLIIGASAGALMQLPNYFISPDDDYEHFGYYEGLNLINLNFNIEVHYEGLDVQNHAIKQCIRDKKTTVYAIRDNGAMIIDEGNINLIGEVITFNLN, from the coding sequence GGTAGATTTTGTAGAGCGGTTGTGGATTGGAACTTAGCATATGGTAGGGAAGACGGGAACTATTATAGTGAGATTGTTGAGCCATTTATGACATTCGGTGTTAAGGAAGAAAATATCTCATGGTTAAATTATTATTTAGATTCAAAGAAAACCATGACTAAAAAAATAGCTAGCAGTGATTCAATCTTTTTTACGGGGGGATTACCAGAACAAGCGATTATAAGAATAAAAGAATTGGGTTTAGAATCTACCATTTATTACAGCGATAAACTGATCATTGGAGCCAGTGCAGGAGCCCTTATGCAACTACCTAACTATTTTATTTCGCCGGATGATGACTATGAACACTTCGGATATTATGAAGGGCTTAATTTAATTAATCTAAATTTCAACATCGAGGTTCACTATGAAGGCCTAGACGTCCAAAATCATGCAATTAAACAATGTATAAGGGATAAAAAGACTACGGTGTATGCAATACGAGATAATGGTGCAATGATCATTGATGAAGGCA